One window from the genome of Chloroherpetonaceae bacterium encodes:
- a CDS encoding efflux RND transporter permease subunit, whose translation MTITELSIRRPSLIIVVFILLGSIGLFSYSLMKYELLPKIDTPSVTVTTVYPGASPSDVESSVTKKIEDALSTLDRVKRITSTSAEGYSVTYVEFELTVNEDLALAAAQRKVNEILSTLPEKAKTPTLSKFSLSDLPVMRLSATSNLPMSEFYKLLKERIRPALSQLEGVGNVTLVGGSEREVQVKLDAKKLEDFGLTALSISEAISQTNYNLPAGKVKAKDQEISLRVNGKFLSLDEIKNKTIVNLPNGSKVKISDVAEVTLGLKDQETFSRLNSNESIALLIQKQSGANSVEISRLVREEIKKLRDTYSAEELQFDIASDGSEFTLAAADAVTHDLLVAIILVAAVMLLFLHSLRSAVIVMISIPASLISTFIFMSLFGFSLNLMTLLAMSLVIGILVDDSIVVLENIFRHLEMEKTPFRAALEGRNEIGFSAISITLVDVVVFLPLSFVPGIAGNIIREFALVVVFSTLMSLFVCFTLTPMLASRFSKLTHLNSSSVFGRIIIRFEKMIESLSKIYLSVLKWALSHRKTILVGSVASLVFAISLIPLGFIGGEFVTPMDRGELSVVMELPVGTKLEETNDFAKSIEQKLKEFPEVKKIFSTVGSSNEAFLGESASNVIEMFVQLVPKGERKRNSDQVSEALKTMITNYPGVKARISPIGLFGTGDGYPIMINLSNASRDSLLKSVSLVAGSLQSISGISDVRLSFAGSKSEIEFRIDDEKLTENGLSLAEVSYALRVAFAGDEESKFTLNETEMPIRISYRDEEKKSTDFLSSLVIQNQSGVKVPILSVASIRTIDSPSKLERKNRMPSITIFAKPFGRSTGEIGEDFNNALRNIPLTQGTRISLEGDLEMQGDSFGKLGLAFLAAILFIYLVMVALYDSFIYPLIVLFSIPVAITGALIALAVTGSVLDIFSILGLIMLTGLVGKNAILLVDRTIQNRKGGMTLYDSLLEAGETRLRPILMTTVAMVIGMLPVALSSGGGSEWKNGLGWALIGGLSSSMFLTLLLVPTIFIDIENLVAKLKSWISKSGVLKFIEMNPIDPEFTKAVNQEELSKNEIQFSNSNEIMNEKHLSHRNNASNQIMKSVVLMFILTALTMSIKELQAQEFVSKPLNFETVKSLARKENVAIKMARLQELKTKAQVRTAIGNALPSLNASLNYTYNIRPQVFFLPNLGINPTTGEFGPIGGVSPIEASLPNSYVGNMSLELPLLNYETWIGIKASSLLESLAKTEREGQEIAVVTEARKTYVSILFLHSEKRLIESSIQRAEDIHRENQRLYNAGLISETDTLRSYVSIQSLRPESERIAHQEIRLHSYLKLLLNLPGSVQLKIEDSLEILYEMQRNKFQPSLQTLDTLILQALNQRSDKKSIAIQKEVAEATVDREIGALMPKLSLIGAVQIQAQSNRFSGLPIQGSDAPVNSFVGLQFSLPIFTANSLGGQIEAAEIDRKTKEEELRQIEKEIHVQVENAVLARREAESRVSSIASTKVLAERNFQLVKSRYSKGLAKQLDVTDAEFSLKESSSRYLASLVDFILASIELEKALGFNFEEINDEH comes from the coding sequence TAATCATCGTTGTCTTCATTCTATTAGGTTCAATTGGGCTTTTTTCATACTCATTAATGAAGTATGAATTGCTCCCAAAGATTGATACGCCCTCTGTTACGGTAACAACAGTTTATCCGGGTGCCTCTCCAAGCGATGTTGAATCTTCGGTGACTAAAAAAATTGAAGATGCGCTATCAACACTCGATCGAGTGAAAAGAATCACCTCAACCTCAGCCGAAGGTTACTCAGTGACTTATGTAGAGTTTGAATTGACCGTCAATGAAGACTTAGCTCTTGCCGCAGCGCAAAGAAAAGTAAATGAAATTTTAAGCACCTTACCGGAAAAAGCGAAGACACCAACGCTTTCTAAGTTTTCACTTTCCGATTTACCTGTGATGCGGCTTAGCGCTACAAGTAATTTACCGATGAGTGAATTTTATAAGTTGCTGAAAGAACGAATTCGGCCGGCACTTTCACAATTAGAAGGAGTTGGAAATGTAACTTTGGTTGGCGGGAGTGAAAGGGAAGTTCAAGTGAAGCTAGATGCTAAAAAGCTGGAAGATTTTGGATTGACCGCGTTGAGCATTTCAGAAGCAATATCTCAAACAAATTATAATCTGCCGGCAGGAAAAGTAAAAGCCAAAGATCAAGAGATTTCTTTAAGAGTAAACGGAAAGTTTTTATCTCTCGATGAAATCAAGAATAAAACAATTGTTAATCTTCCTAACGGTTCAAAGGTTAAAATTTCGGATGTCGCAGAAGTGACATTAGGTTTAAAAGATCAAGAAACCTTTAGCCGATTAAATAGCAACGAGTCGATTGCCCTCTTAATTCAAAAGCAGAGCGGTGCAAATTCCGTTGAAATCTCTCGGCTCGTTCGAGAAGAGATTAAAAAGCTTCGCGATACGTATTCGGCAGAAGAATTGCAATTTGATATTGCCTCCGATGGATCAGAATTTACACTTGCCGCTGCTGATGCCGTGACACATGATCTCTTGGTTGCCATAATCCTTGTTGCTGCGGTTATGCTTCTTTTTTTGCATAGCCTCAGAAGCGCCGTAATCGTGATGATTTCGATTCCGGCCTCATTGATTTCAACATTTATTTTTATGTCTCTCTTTGGGTTTTCGTTAAACCTGATGACCCTCCTCGCGATGTCATTGGTCATAGGCATTTTGGTTGACGATTCCATCGTGGTATTGGAAAATATTTTCCGTCATCTTGAAATGGAAAAGACACCCTTTCGTGCAGCGCTTGAAGGCAGAAACGAAATTGGTTTTTCTGCAATTTCAATCACACTGGTCGATGTCGTGGTATTCCTTCCGCTTTCTTTTGTGCCGGGAATTGCCGGGAACATCATTCGAGAGTTTGCACTTGTGGTGGTGTTTTCAACTTTGATGAGTTTGTTTGTTTGCTTTACGCTTACTCCAATGTTGGCCAGTCGATTTAGTAAACTGACACACCTCAATTCATCTTCAGTATTTGGAAGAATCATCATTCGTTTTGAGAAAATGATTGAGTCCCTTTCTAAAATCTATCTATCGGTGTTGAAATGGGCGCTCTCTCATCGTAAAACAATTCTCGTTGGAAGTGTAGCCTCACTTGTTTTTGCAATCTCTCTTATTCCGCTTGGGTTTATAGGAGGAGAATTTGTAACACCGATGGACCGCGGAGAGCTTTCGGTTGTAATGGAATTGCCGGTTGGTACCAAGCTCGAAGAGACAAATGACTTCGCAAAATCAATTGAACAAAAGCTCAAAGAATTCCCTGAGGTAAAGAAAATTTTCTCGACAGTGGGTTCTTCGAACGAAGCATTTCTGGGAGAATCCGCTTCAAATGTTATTGAAATGTTCGTTCAACTTGTCCCAAAAGGGGAGAGAAAAAGGAATTCAGACCAAGTATCCGAAGCACTAAAAACAATGATTACCAATTACCCGGGCGTTAAGGCGAGAATTTCACCGATCGGTCTATTTGGGACAGGAGATGGTTACCCGATAATGATCAATCTAAGTAACGCATCGAGAGATTCACTTCTGAAATCAGTGTCTCTTGTGGCAGGGTCGCTTCAATCTATTTCAGGAATTAGCGATGTCCGCCTTTCATTTGCAGGAAGCAAGTCTGAAATTGAGTTTCGAATAGACGATGAAAAACTCACGGAAAACGGACTCTCATTGGCTGAGGTGTCTTACGCATTGAGAGTCGCATTTGCCGGGGATGAGGAATCCAAATTCACCTTGAATGAAACCGAAATGCCGATTCGAATTAGTTATCGTGATGAAGAAAAAAAATCAACGGATTTCCTTTCTTCGCTCGTTATTCAAAATCAAAGTGGGGTTAAAGTTCCGATTCTCAGCGTGGCTTCAATTCGCACAATTGATTCGCCATCAAAGCTCGAAAGAAAAAATCGAATGCCAAGTATCACCATTTTCGCAAAACCATTTGGCCGCTCTACCGGAGAAATCGGAGAGGATTTCAATAATGCCTTAAGAAACATACCTCTAACACAAGGAACTCGAATCAGCTTGGAAGGGGATCTTGAAATGCAAGGCGATTCATTCGGCAAACTCGGTTTGGCATTTCTTGCAGCGATTCTCTTTATTTATTTGGTGATGGTTGCCCTTTACGACTCATTCATTTATCCTTTGATTGTGCTTTTTTCAATTCCGGTGGCAATCACTGGTGCTTTGATTGCCTTGGCAGTTACTGGCAGCGTACTCGACATTTTTTCAATTCTTGGCTTAATTATGCTCACGGGTCTCGTCGGAAAAAATGCCATTTTGCTTGTCGATCGGACCATTCAAAATCGTAAAGGTGGAATGACGTTATACGATTCACTTTTAGAAGCCGGCGAAACCCGATTAAGACCAATCTTGATGACCACCGTTGCGATGGTTATTGGAATGTTACCGGTTGCTCTTTCTTCTGGGGGTGGCTCAGAGTGGAAAAATGGCTTGGGTTGGGCACTTATCGGCGGGCTTTCGAGTTCGATGTTTCTAACCCTGCTTCTTGTGCCAACAATCTTCATCGACATTGAAAATCTTGTCGCAAAGCTTAAGTCGTGGATATCAAAATCAGGAGTATTAAAGTTCATTGAAATGAATCCGATTGATCCTGAATTTACCAAAGCAGTCAATCAAGAAGAGTTATCAAAGAATGAAATTCAATTTTCAAATTCAAATGAAATTATGAATGAAAAACATCTCTCTCATCGAAATAATGCCTCAAATCAAATCATGAAATCAGTGGTCTTGATGTTCATCCTGACAGCCTTAACGATGTCAATTAAAGAGTTACAAGCACAAGAATTCGTAAGTAAACCCTTGAATTTTGAAACGGTTAAATCTTTAGCACGCAAAGAAAATGTTGCGATTAAAATGGCGCGTTTGCAAGAACTAAAAACAAAGGCGCAAGTAAGAACAGCCATTGGTAACGCACTGCCATCGCTAAACGCATCCTTAAACTATACTTATAATATTCGTCCTCAAGTTTTCTTTTTACCCAATTTGGGAATCAATCCCACAACGGGAGAATTTGGGCCAATTGGTGGTGTTTCGCCCATCGAAGCAAGCTTGCCGAATTCGTATGTGGGAAATATGTCGCTTGAGTTACCCTTATTGAATTATGAAACTTGGATTGGGATTAAAGCTTCTTCACTCCTCGAATCGTTGGCAAAAACGGAGCGAGAAGGGCAAGAAATTGCTGTGGTTACGGAAGCAAGAAAAACTTATGTCTCTATTTTGTTTCTCCATTCTGAAAAGCGTCTCATTGAATCGTCAATTCAAAGAGCAGAAGATATTCATCGAGAAAATCAAAGGCTTTATAATGCGGGTCTTATTTCTGAAACGGATACCTTACGATCTTATGTCTCCATTCAATCGCTTCGGCCTGAGTCAGAGCGAATTGCACATCAAGAAATTCGGTTGCATTCTTATCTGAAATTGCTACTAAACCTTCCCGGTTCAGTTCAATTGAAGATTGAAGATTCATTAGAAATACTATATGAAATGCAACGAAATAAATTTCAACCATCTTTGCAAACCCTTGATACCTTGATTCTTCAAGCTCTCAATCAAAGGAGTGATAAAAAGTCTATTGCAATTCAGAAAGAAGTTGCCGAAGCGACAGTGGATCGAGAAATCGGGGCATTAATGCCAAAGCTCTCACTCATTGGTGCAGTACAGATACAAGCACAGTCAAATCGTTTTTCTGGTCTTCCAATTCAAGGAAGTGATGCACCGGTGAATTCATTTGTGGGTCTCCAATTCTCACTTCCCATTTTTACTGCGAATTCGCTTGGCGGCCAAATTGAGGCAGCAGAGATTGATCGAAAAACAAAGGAGGAAGAATTGCGGCAGATTGAAAAGGAAATTCATGTTCAAGTTGAAAATGCCGTCTTAGCAAGGCGAGAAGCCGAAAGCAGGGTTTCCTCAATTGCTTCAACAAAAGTATTGGCTGAAAGAAATTTTCAATTGGTGAAAAGCAGATATTCAAAAGGATTGGCGAAACAACTTGATGTTACCGATGCCGAATTTTCACTCAAAGAATCGTCTTCGCGCTACCTTGCATCTTTGGTTGATTTTATTTTAGCTTCAATCGAATTAGAAAAAGCTTTAGGATTTAACTTTGAAGAAATAAACGATGAGCACTAA